The proteins below come from a single Drosophila suzukii chromosome X, CBGP_Dsuzu_IsoJpt1.0, whole genome shotgun sequence genomic window:
- the pck gene encoding uncharacterized protein pck, whose amino-acid sequence MRELNKQQSQDTTDSGVEKGDYPRATNGVVFGAIVTFASFFVLMMSFCSPYWIESYEETRSSFKNMGLWQYCFKDFVYPKYQFPKQFNGCHNIFSHDYYVIREYLLPGWLMAVQGFVTMSFIIVFLVLALLSLTIIRLPLKPVLQYEWLLVRLSFIGTGVSSLFMFLAVCIFGGCAYRRDWMMYPKFNVLGWSYALAVVTFMLLGLAALILQREARQAYEARGEQKNLVMQMEMQEPGYQPPRHHQSQSRSLQGYI is encoded by the exons atgcGCGAACTCAATAAGCAACAGTCGCAGGACACCACGGACTCTGGCGTCGAGAAGGGCGACTATCCAAGGGCCACCA ATGGCGTGGTCTTCGGCGCCATCGTCACCTTCGCCAGCTTCTTCGTGCTTATGATGTCCTTCTGCTCGCCGTACTGGATCGAGTCCTACGAGGAGACGCGGTCCAGCTTCAAGAACATGGGCCTTTGGCAGTACTGTTTCAAGGATTTCGTGTACCCCAAGTACCAGTTTCCCAAGCAGTTCAACGGCTGCCACAACATCTTCTCGCAC GACTACTACGTGATCCGTGAGTACCTGCTGCCCGGCTGGCTGATGGCGGTGCAGGGCTTCGTAACCATGTCCTTCATCATTGTTTTCCTTGTGCTGGCCCTGCTCTCGCTGACCATTATCCGCTTGCCGCTAAAGCCCGTACTGCAGTACGAGTGGCTGCTCGTCCGCCTCTCCTTCATAGGTACCGGCGTCTCCT CTCTGTTCATGTTTCTGGCCGTGTGCATCTTCGGTGGCTGCGCCTACCGCCGCGACTGGATGATGTACCCCAAGTTCAATGTGCTGGGCTGGTCCTACGCCCTGGCCGTGGTCACATTCATGCTCTTGGGCCTGGCCGCACTGATCCTGCAGCGCGAGGCCCGGCAGGCCTACGAGGCGCGCGGCGAGCAGAAAAACCTGGTCATGCAAATGGAGATGCAGGAGCCGGGCTACCAACCGCCGCGTCACCACCAAAGCCAGTCGCGCAGCCTGCAGGGCTACATATAA
- the LOC108016587 gene encoding trypsin-3 encodes MTRSWLLICTCLLVWLLCCQAARSRFPEDQQQPRIINGTVARVDEARHLVSIRLLRHDNNFGSGHICGGALIAPSKVLTAAHCLYNNQRKRFRRASEFVVVLGTLNRFERRNGTIVSQVTSMAYMHTFSPDSMRDDVGILFLRTGLPLPPAGVHLTVAPIQLAGQVTPPGRMCQVAGWGRTEQSSLSNILLTANVSTIRHQTCRMIYSSGLLPGMMCAGRLQGGTDSCQGDSGGPLVHEGRLVGVVSWGYGCAEPGLPGVYVDVEYYRQWIEERSGALPHSRTNTQMLLFLLLFQLLLRYVLVL; translated from the exons ATGACTCGGAGCTGGCTCCTGATCTGCACCTGCCTTCTCGTCTGGCTCCTCTGCTGCCAGGCGGCGAGAAGCCGTTTTCCAGAGGATCAACAGCAGCCGCGTATCATCAATGGGACCGTGGCCAGGGTGGACGAGGCGCGCCACCTGGTCTCCATCCGCCTCCTTCGTCACGACAACAACTTTGGCAGTGGCCACATCTGTGGTGGGGCGCTGATCGCGCCCAGCAAGGTCCTGACGGCCGCCCACTGCCTGTACAA CAACCAGAGGAAACGCTTTCGCCGGGCCAGCGAGTTCGTCGTGGTGCTGGGCACGCTAAATCGCTTCGAGCGGCGCAACGGGACCATCGTGTCCCAAGTGACCTCCATGGCCTACATGCACACCTTCAGTCCAGACTCCATGCGCGACGACGTGGGGATCCTCTTCCTGCGCACCGGACTGCCGCTGCCCCCAGCCGGTGTCCACCTCACAGTGGCCCCCATCCAGCTGGCGGGTCAGGTCACACCGCCCGGCAGGATGTGCCAGGTGGCCGGCTGGGGACGCACGGAGCAGAGCTCCCTGTCCAACATCCTGCTGACGGCCAACGTGAGCACTATCCGGCACCAGACCTGCCGGATGATCTACAGTTCTGGTTTGCTGCCCGGAATGATGTGCGCCGGCCGGTTGCAGGGCGGTACCGATTCCTGCCAGGGCGACTCCGGCGGTCCGCTGGTTCACGAGGGACGGCTGGTGGGAGTGGTTTCCTGGGGCTACGGATGTGCGGAGCCGGGCTTGCCGGGCGTCTACGTCGACGTTGAGTACTACCGCCAGTGGATAGAGGAACGCAGTGGGGCACTCCCGCACTCCAGGACTAACACCCAGATGCTCCTTTTCCTGCTCCTGTTCCAACTGCTGCTGCGCTATGTTTTAGTTCTATAG
- the Rab27 gene encoding ras-related protein Rab-27A isoform X2: MRAAPLPPPLQLAGSGEQFLVLGDSGVGKTCLLYQYTDGRFHTQFISTVGIDFREKRLLYNSRGRRHRIHLQIWDTAGQERFRSLTTAFYRDAMGFLLIFDLTSEKSFLETANWLSQLRTHAYSEDPDVVLCGNKCDLLQLRVVSREQVAGLCRRYRLPYIETSACTGANVKEAVDLLVGRVMERIENAACNREFSLLLTQSRCLPNIAYGPPEDQLRLHDRREEHPSRRNCRNC, translated from the exons ATGCGTGCCGCGCCTCTGCCACCGCCTCTGCAATTAGCCGGATCCGGTGAACAG TTCCTGGTCCTCGGAGACTCCGGCGTGGGCAAGACCTGCCTGCTCTACCAGTACACGGATGGCCGGTTCCACACCCAGTTCATCTCCACCGTGGGGATCGACTTCCGCGAGAAGCGGCTG CTGTACAACTCCCGCGGACGCCGCCACCGCATCCACCTGCAGATCTGGGACACCGCCGGGCAGGAGCGCTTCCGGTCGCTGACAACCGCTTTTTACCGCGACGCCATGGGATTCCTGCTAATCTTCGACCTGACCAGCGAGAAGAGCTTCCTGGAGACGGCCAACTGGCTGTCGCAGCTGCGGACGCACGCCTACTCGGAGGATCCGGACGTGGTGCTCTGCGGCAACAAGTGCGATCTCCTCCAGCTGCGCGTGGTCAGCCGGGAGCAGGTGGCGGGCCTCTGCCGGCGCTATCGGCTGCCCTACATCGAGACGAGCGCCTGCACCGGGGCCAATGTGAAGGAGGCTGTCGATCTCCTGGTTGGGCGCGTCATGGAGCGGATCGAGAACGCCGCCTGCAACCGGGAGTTCTCCCTGCTCCTCACGCAGTCGCGCTGCCTGCCGAACATCGCTTACGGGCCACCGGAGGACCAGCTGCGCCTCCATGACAGGCGGGAGGAGCACCCTTCTCGGCGCAACTGTCGCAATTGTTAG
- the Rab27 gene encoding ras-related protein Rab-27A isoform X1, with protein sequence MTGANIDYDYLLKFLVLGDSGVGKTCLLYQYTDGRFHTQFISTVGIDFREKRLLYNSRGRRHRIHLQIWDTAGQERFRSLTTAFYRDAMGFLLIFDLTSEKSFLETANWLSQLRTHAYSEDPDVVLCGNKCDLLQLRVVSREQVAGLCRRYRLPYIETSACTGANVKEAVDLLVGRVMERIENAACNREFSLLLTQSRCLPNIAYGPPEDQLRLHDRREEHPSRRNCRNC encoded by the exons ATGACGGGGGCCAACATCGACTACGACTACCTGCTCAAGTTCCTGGTCCTCGGAGACTCCGGCGTGGGCAAGACCTGCCTGCTCTACCAGTACACGGATGGCCGGTTCCACACCCAGTTCATCTCCACCGTGGGGATCGACTTCCGCGAGAAGCGGCTG CTGTACAACTCCCGCGGACGCCGCCACCGCATCCACCTGCAGATCTGGGACACCGCCGGGCAGGAGCGCTTCCGGTCGCTGACAACCGCTTTTTACCGCGACGCCATGGGATTCCTGCTAATCTTCGACCTGACCAGCGAGAAGAGCTTCCTGGAGACGGCCAACTGGCTGTCGCAGCTGCGGACGCACGCCTACTCGGAGGATCCGGACGTGGTGCTCTGCGGCAACAAGTGCGATCTCCTCCAGCTGCGCGTGGTCAGCCGGGAGCAGGTGGCGGGCCTCTGCCGGCGCTATCGGCTGCCCTACATCGAGACGAGCGCCTGCACCGGGGCCAATGTGAAGGAGGCTGTCGATCTCCTGGTTGGGCGCGTCATGGAGCGGATCGAGAACGCCGCCTGCAACCGGGAGTTCTCCCTGCTCCTCACGCAGTCGCGCTGCCTGCCGAACATCGCTTACGGGCCACCGGAGGACCAGCTGCGCCTCCATGACAGGCGGGAGGAGCACCCTTCTCGGCGCAACTGTCGCAATTGTTAG
- the mei-38 gene encoding DNA ligase 1 isoform X1 — protein sequence MEPMNSTFDKQEFDWDAINVGDYQLDHSQNFFAAANKENHRRLSNVNVNYLLSCPTPQKICREQFASVSEEPQKNPKPEPQEPKTEITVDHGQEQQSNDLPSCPSEPKEELKTEAQEPSTEIPVDHPQEQQSDNTQEQSEVVPINPKAEAGSPKVPKAEQKPEVPIDQAQEQQSDHKKIIPLNWGEDEEEEEQEHMTEADQHLVYQGARPPGVGANLRLQWSPKSKHEHHEEPGSSAAPKAYQFKDVYESKRLAAMRRRSEEDRKARQFHSRPMPNFRAMHKRMDELVVVHRITVPLTPEVVKPWQRRVPEGVDQERQRPASTRSKPFNLRSEQRVRDRREFDAAVQVGQEQKKKEQDEQRKRCEQEEIKEIRKMTVFKARPNPFK from the exons ATGGAGCCCATGAACTCAACTTTCGACAAGCAGGAGTTCGACTGGGACGCCATCAACGTGGGCGACTACCAGTTGGATCACTCGCAGAACTTTTTCG CAGCGGCCAACAAGGAGAACCACAGGCGCCTCAGCAATGTTAATGTCAACTACCTACTCTCCTGTCCCACACCGCAGAAGATCTGCCGGGAGCAGTTCGCATCGGTGTCAGAGGAGCCCCAAAAAAATCCCAAACCGGAGCCCCAGGAGCCGAAGACAGAGATCACAGTTGATCACGGCCAGGAGCAGCAGAGTAACGACCTCCCGTCCTGTCCCTCGGAACCCAAAGAGGAACTTAAAACCGAGGCCCAGGAGCCGAGCACAGAGATCCCAGTTGATCACCCCCAGGAGCAGCAGAGCGACAACACCCAGGAGCAGTCCGAAGTGGTGCCGATCAATCCCAAAGCGGAGGCCGGGTCCCCAAAGGTACCTAAGGCGGAGCAGAAACCTGAGGTCCCAATAGATCAGGCTCAAGAGCAGCAGAGCGaccacaaaaaaattattCCCCTTAATTGGGGCGAGGacgaagaggaggaggagcaggagcacATGACGGAGGCCGATCAGCATCTAGTTTACCAGGGCGCCCGTCCGCCCGGGGTTGGCGCCAATCTGCGCCTCCAGTGGAGCCCCAAAAGCAAGCACGAGCACCACGAGGAACCAGGCTCCTCTGCCGCCCCCAAGGCCTACCAGTTCAAGGATGTGTACGAAAGCAAGCGGCTGGCGGCGATGCGCAGGCGCTCCGAGGAGGACAGAAAGGCGCGCCAGTTCCACAGCCGACCCATGCCCAACTTCAGGGCCATGCACAAGCGGATGGACGAGCTGGTGGTCGTCCACAGGATCACCGTGCCCTTGACGCCCGAGGTGGTCAAGCCCTGGCAAAGGCGGGTGCCCGAAGGTGTGGATCAGGAGCGGCAACGTCCGGCTAGCACCCGCTCCAAGCCCTTCAACCTGCGCAGCGAGCAGCGCGTGCGCGACCGCCGCGAATTCGACGCCGCCGTGCAGGTCGGCCAGGAGCAGAAGAAGAAGGAG
- the mei-38 gene encoding DNA ligase 1 isoform X2 gives MEPMNSTFDKQEFDWDAINVGDYQLDHSQNFFAANKENHRRLSNVNVNYLLSCPTPQKICREQFASVSEEPQKNPKPEPQEPKTEITVDHGQEQQSNDLPSCPSEPKEELKTEAQEPSTEIPVDHPQEQQSDNTQEQSEVVPINPKAEAGSPKVPKAEQKPEVPIDQAQEQQSDHKKIIPLNWGEDEEEEEQEHMTEADQHLVYQGARPPGVGANLRLQWSPKSKHEHHEEPGSSAAPKAYQFKDVYESKRLAAMRRRSEEDRKARQFHSRPMPNFRAMHKRMDELVVVHRITVPLTPEVVKPWQRRVPEGVDQERQRPASTRSKPFNLRSEQRVRDRREFDAAVQVGQEQKKKEQDEQRKRCEQEEIKEIRKMTVFKARPNPFK, from the exons ATGGAGCCCATGAACTCAACTTTCGACAAGCAGGAGTTCGACTGGGACGCCATCAACGTGGGCGACTACCAGTTGGATCACTCGCAGAACTTTTTCG CGGCCAACAAGGAGAACCACAGGCGCCTCAGCAATGTTAATGTCAACTACCTACTCTCCTGTCCCACACCGCAGAAGATCTGCCGGGAGCAGTTCGCATCGGTGTCAGAGGAGCCCCAAAAAAATCCCAAACCGGAGCCCCAGGAGCCGAAGACAGAGATCACAGTTGATCACGGCCAGGAGCAGCAGAGTAACGACCTCCCGTCCTGTCCCTCGGAACCCAAAGAGGAACTTAAAACCGAGGCCCAGGAGCCGAGCACAGAGATCCCAGTTGATCACCCCCAGGAGCAGCAGAGCGACAACACCCAGGAGCAGTCCGAAGTGGTGCCGATCAATCCCAAAGCGGAGGCCGGGTCCCCAAAGGTACCTAAGGCGGAGCAGAAACCTGAGGTCCCAATAGATCAGGCTCAAGAGCAGCAGAGCGaccacaaaaaaattattCCCCTTAATTGGGGCGAGGacgaagaggaggaggagcaggagcacATGACGGAGGCCGATCAGCATCTAGTTTACCAGGGCGCCCGTCCGCCCGGGGTTGGCGCCAATCTGCGCCTCCAGTGGAGCCCCAAAAGCAAGCACGAGCACCACGAGGAACCAGGCTCCTCTGCCGCCCCCAAGGCCTACCAGTTCAAGGATGTGTACGAAAGCAAGCGGCTGGCGGCGATGCGCAGGCGCTCCGAGGAGGACAGAAAGGCGCGCCAGTTCCACAGCCGACCCATGCCCAACTTCAGGGCCATGCACAAGCGGATGGACGAGCTGGTGGTCGTCCACAGGATCACCGTGCCCTTGACGCCCGAGGTGGTCAAGCCCTGGCAAAGGCGGGTGCCCGAAGGTGTGGATCAGGAGCGGCAACGTCCGGCTAGCACCCGCTCCAAGCCCTTCAACCTGCGCAGCGAGCAGCGCGTGCGCGACCGCCGCGAATTCGACGCCGCCGTGCAGGTCGGCCAGGAGCAGAAGAAGAAGGAG